A window of the Streptomyces sp. NBC_00454 genome harbors these coding sequences:
- a CDS encoding metal ABC transporter ATP-binding protein: MESEPTQAQDQPVISLRGATASLGSRPVLRGIDLAVRRGEVVALLGANGSGKSTAVRAVVGQVPLSSGELSLFGTDFKRFRDWSRIGYVPQRTTAASGVPATVREVVSAGRLARTRFGFLRKGDKAAVERALDLVDMGSHADASVNALSGGQHQRVLIARALAVEPELLIMDEPMAGVDLANQEVLANALRTQVAAGATVLLVLHELGPLEPLIDRAVVLRDGCVMHDGPPPEALGQHALPGHDHVHPHAAHDAEPLRTGLLS, translated from the coding sequence ATGGAGTCCGAGCCCACGCAGGCGCAGGACCAGCCCGTCATATCCCTGCGCGGGGCCACGGCCTCGCTCGGCTCGCGCCCCGTGCTGCGCGGGATCGACCTCGCCGTCCGCCGCGGCGAGGTCGTCGCGCTCCTCGGCGCCAACGGCTCCGGCAAGTCCACGGCCGTGCGCGCCGTGGTCGGCCAGGTCCCGCTGAGCTCCGGGGAGCTCTCGCTCTTCGGTACGGACTTCAAGCGCTTCCGCGACTGGTCGCGCATCGGGTACGTCCCGCAGCGCACCACCGCCGCGAGCGGGGTCCCCGCCACCGTCCGCGAGGTGGTCTCCGCCGGCCGCCTCGCGCGCACCCGCTTCGGGTTCCTGCGCAAGGGCGACAAGGCCGCCGTCGAGCGCGCGCTGGACCTGGTCGACATGGGTTCCCACGCCGACGCCTCGGTCAACGCCCTCTCCGGCGGGCAGCACCAGCGGGTGCTCATCGCCCGCGCGCTCGCCGTCGAACCCGAACTGCTGATCATGGACGAGCCGATGGCCGGCGTGGACCTGGCCAACCAGGAGGTCCTGGCGAACGCCCTGCGCACCCAGGTCGCCGCCGGCGCCACCGTCCTGCTCGTCCTGCACGAGCTGGGCCCGCTGGAGCCGCTGATCGACCGGGCCGTCGTCCTGCGCGACGGCTGCGTCATGCACGACGGGCCGCCCCCGGAGGCCCTGGGTCAGCACGCGCTGCCCGGCCACGACCACGTACACCCCCACGCGGCGCACGACGCCGAGCCGCTCCGGACGGGACTGCTGAGCTGA
- a CDS encoding metal ABC transporter permease: MDLLDYAFMQRALIAAALVGITAPAIGTYLVQRRQAIMGDGIGHVAMTGVALGFLLNTSPVWMATLVAVIGAVGMELIRSRGRTSGDIALAMLFYGGMAGGVMIINLAPGGSTANLTSYLFGSITTVSAEDTITAVVLAVFVIAVTVGLRRQLFAICQDEEFARVTGLPVRFLNLLLAVTAAVTVTVAMRIVGLLLVSAMMVIPVAAAQRVTRGFAATLSLSMLIGVLVSLSGTAATYYVDAPSGGAIVLLAIAVFVVMTAASTPLARRRAKAARADEEVCTRDDVRV, encoded by the coding sequence ATGGACCTCCTCGACTACGCCTTCATGCAGCGGGCCCTGATCGCCGCCGCCCTCGTCGGCATCACGGCCCCCGCGATCGGTACGTACCTCGTGCAGCGCCGCCAGGCCATCATGGGCGACGGCATCGGGCACGTGGCCATGACCGGTGTCGCGCTCGGCTTCCTGCTCAATACGAGCCCGGTCTGGATGGCCACCCTGGTCGCGGTCATCGGCGCGGTCGGCATGGAGCTGATCCGCTCCCGCGGCAGGACCAGCGGGGACATCGCGCTCGCCATGCTCTTCTACGGTGGCATGGCCGGCGGCGTGATGATCATCAACCTGGCTCCGGGCGGCTCCACGGCCAATCTGACCAGCTACCTGTTCGGGTCGATCACGACCGTCTCGGCCGAGGACACCATCACCGCCGTGGTCCTCGCCGTGTTCGTGATCGCGGTCACCGTCGGCCTGCGCCGCCAGCTGTTCGCGATCTGCCAGGACGAGGAGTTCGCCCGGGTCACGGGCCTGCCGGTGCGCTTCCTGAACCTGCTGCTGGCGGTCACCGCCGCCGTCACCGTCACCGTCGCGATGCGCATCGTCGGCCTGCTGCTGGTCAGCGCCATGATGGTGATCCCCGTCGCCGCCGCCCAGCGCGTCACCCGGGGCTTCGCCGCCACCCTGAGCCTGTCCATGCTGATCGGCGTCCTGGTCTCGCTCTCCGGCACGGCCGCGACGTACTACGTCGACGCGCCCTCCGGCGGCGCCATCGTGCTGCTCGCCATCGCCGTGTTCGTGGTCATGACGGCGGCGTCCACCCCCCTGGCCCGGCGCCGGGCGAAGGCCGCGCGGGCCGACGAAGAGGTCTGCACGCGCGATGACGTAAGGGTCTGA
- a CDS encoding Fur family transcriptional regulator produces MATAPGEMNTAPVRGRSTRQRTAVAAALDEVDEFRSAQELHDMLKHRGDSVGLTTVYRTLQSLADAGEVDVLRTSDGESVYRRCSTGDHHHHLVCRKCGKAVEVEGPAVEKWAEAIAAEHGYVNVAHTVEIFGTCADCAATAG; encoded by the coding sequence GTGGCGACTGCGCCTGGCGAGATGAATACCGCGCCAGTACGAGGACGATCCACTCGGCAGCGGACCGCCGTCGCGGCGGCGCTGGACGAGGTGGACGAGTTCCGCAGCGCCCAGGAGCTCCACGACATGCTCAAGCACCGCGGCGACTCCGTGGGCCTGACCACCGTCTACCGCACCCTGCAGTCCCTCGCGGACGCCGGTGAGGTCGACGTACTGCGCACCAGCGACGGCGAGTCCGTCTACCGCCGCTGCTCCACCGGGGACCACCACCACCACCTGGTCTGCCGCAAGTGCGGCAAGGCGGTCGAGGTGGAGGGCCCGGCGGTGGAGAAGTGGGCGGAGGCCATCGCGGCCGAGCACGGCTACGTCAACGTCGCCCACACGGTGGAGATCTTCGGCACCTGCGCGGACTGCGCGGCGACCGCCGGCTAG
- a CDS encoding YcxB family protein, whose amino-acid sequence MNTTGETVDLYYAAERGDFRELGRVQARRTETGRRETALCLLIPLIVLGVGGGKAGAVGVELAVLAGVGLLIGIGVRLGVLLSGARRQYASVAGGGEWQCTLSDGGLTYRMPDGTSLPYSWDRVSGWTETRSLFAFRHPGTDLLGFLPKRGALTPEELDRARNIVARNAPPL is encoded by the coding sequence ATGAACACGACAGGCGAGACGGTCGACTTGTACTACGCGGCCGAGCGGGGGGACTTCCGCGAACTGGGCCGGGTCCAGGCGCGCAGGACCGAGACGGGCCGCAGGGAGACGGCGCTCTGCCTGCTGATCCCGCTCATCGTGCTGGGAGTCGGTGGCGGGAAGGCGGGCGCCGTCGGTGTGGAACTGGCGGTGCTCGCGGGGGTCGGGCTGCTCATCGGCATCGGCGTGCGCCTCGGGGTCCTCCTGTCCGGGGCGCGCCGCCAGTACGCGAGCGTGGCGGGCGGCGGGGAATGGCAGTGCACGCTCTCCGACGGCGGGCTGACCTACCGGATGCCCGACGGCACCTCGCTCCCGTACTCCTGGGACCGGGTCTCCGGCTGGACCGAGACCCGGAGCCTGTTCGCCTTCCGTCACCCGGGCACGGACCTGCTCGGCTTCCTGCCCAAGCGCGGCGCGCTGACGCCCGAGGAGCTGGACCGCGCGCGGAACATCGTCGCCCGGAACGCGCCGCCGCTGTAG
- a CDS encoding isoprenyl transferase, which yields MARRGILGRSRREYKVPEPHPSGERPPKIPGELVPNHVAIVMDGNGRWAKERGLPRTEGHKVGEGVVLDVLKGCLEMGVKNLSLYAFSTENWKRSPDEVRFLMNFNRDVIRRRRDEMNELGIRIRWVGRMPKMWKSVVQELQVAQEQTVDNDAMTLYFCVNYGGRAEIADAAQAIARDVAAGKLDPSKVNEKTFAKYIYYPDMPDVDLFLRPSGEQRTSNYLLWQSAYAEMVFQDVLWPDFDRRNLWQACYEYAQRDRRFGGAVPNQGEATTG from the coding sequence ATGGCACGACGCGGGATTCTGGGACGCTCTCGCCGCGAGTACAAGGTTCCCGAGCCGCACCCGTCCGGTGAGCGCCCGCCGAAGATCCCCGGCGAGCTGGTTCCGAACCACGTCGCGATCGTCATGGACGGCAACGGCCGCTGGGCCAAGGAGCGCGGGCTGCCGCGCACCGAGGGCCACAAGGTGGGCGAGGGTGTCGTGCTCGACGTGCTCAAGGGCTGCCTGGAGATGGGCGTCAAGAACCTCTCCCTCTACGCCTTCTCGACGGAGAACTGGAAGCGCTCGCCCGACGAGGTGCGCTTCCTGATGAACTTCAACCGCGACGTCATCCGGCGCCGGCGCGACGAGATGAACGAGCTCGGCATCCGCATCCGCTGGGTCGGCCGCATGCCGAAGATGTGGAAGTCGGTGGTCCAGGAGCTCCAGGTCGCCCAGGAGCAGACCGTCGACAACGACGCGATGACCCTGTACTTCTGCGTCAACTACGGCGGCCGCGCGGAGATCGCGGACGCGGCGCAGGCCATCGCCCGCGACGTGGCGGCGGGCAAGCTGGACCCGTCGAAGGTCAACGAGAAGACCTTCGCGAAGTACATCTACTACCCGGACATGCCGGACGTGGACCTCTTCCTGCGCCCCAGCGGCGAGCAGCGCACCTCCAACTACCTGCTCTGGCAGAGCGCGTACGCCGAGATGGTCTTCCAGGACGTGCTGTGGCCGGACTTCGACCGCCGCAACCTCTGGCAGGCCTGCTACGAGTACGCCCAGCGCGACCGCCGCTTCGGCGGGGCCGTCCCGAACCAGGGAGAAGCCACCACCGGCTGA
- the recO gene encoding DNA repair protein RecO, whose amino-acid sequence MSLFRDDGIVLRTQKLGEADRIITLLTRGHGRVRAVARGVRRTKSKFGAGLEPFSHADVQFFARGNELIGRSLPLCTQTQIIAPYGNGIVTDYARYTAGTAMLETAERFTDHEGEPAVQQYLLLVGALRTLSRGEHAPNLILDAFLLRSLAVNGYAPSFDDCAKCGIHGPNRHFSVGAGGVICGDCRVPGSVVPSSEAIALLSALLTGDWGHADACEARHVREGSGLVSAYLHWHLERGLRSLRYVEK is encoded by the coding sequence ATGAGTCTGTTCCGCGACGACGGCATCGTGCTGCGCACCCAGAAGCTGGGTGAGGCGGACCGCATCATCACGCTGCTGACCCGCGGCCACGGCCGGGTCCGGGCCGTCGCCCGCGGCGTCCGGCGCACGAAATCCAAGTTCGGCGCCGGGCTGGAACCCTTCTCCCACGCCGACGTGCAGTTCTTCGCCCGCGGCAACGAGCTGATCGGCCGCAGCCTGCCGCTCTGCACCCAGACCCAGATCATCGCCCCGTACGGCAACGGCATCGTCACCGACTACGCCCGCTACACCGCCGGCACCGCGATGCTGGAGACCGCCGAGCGGTTCACCGACCACGAGGGCGAGCCCGCCGTGCAGCAGTACCTGCTGCTCGTCGGCGCCCTGCGCACCCTCTCCCGCGGCGAGCACGCGCCGAACCTCATCCTCGACGCCTTCCTGCTGCGCTCCCTCGCCGTCAACGGCTACGCGCCCAGCTTCGACGACTGCGCGAAGTGCGGGATCCACGGCCCCAACCGGCACTTCTCCGTCGGGGCGGGCGGGGTCATATGCGGGGACTGCCGGGTCCCCGGCAGCGTCGTACCCTCGTCGGAGGCCATCGCCCTGCTCAGCGCCCTGCTGACGGGCGACTGGGGGCATGCCGACGCGTGCGAGGCGCGTCACGTGCGGGAGGGCAGCGGGCTGGTGTCCGCCTACTTGCACTGGCATCTGGAGCGCGGGCTACGCTCCCTGCGATACGTCGAGAAATAG
- a CDS encoding nucleobase:cation symporter-2 family protein translates to MARVAARLSSGEPSTHPVDEVLPLPKLALYGFQHVLAFYAGAVIVPIIVGGALGLTTEQLVYLINADLFTCGIASIIQAWGIGRIGARLPLIQGVTFTAVSPMIAIGLGAGGKEAGLLVIYGAVITAGLATFAFAWLPPKVFGTVMRLFPPVVTGTVITVLGIVLIPVGLNDAAGGLGSPDFGDPKNFAYAGGTMLFILILMKLGKPFLSSISILLGLVGGTAVAFLLGDAKFGDVSKSDWIGISTPFHYGAPKFEWFPIVLMLIVMLITMVETTGDTYAVGDIVGKKVDSETVARALRADGAATALGGILNSFPYVAFAENVGLVRMTKVKSRFVVVSAGVIMIVLGLLPKAAAIVAAVPHGVLGGAATVMFAMVALAGIQTLAKVDLKEEKNALVVGVSLAFALLPATVPVFFKDHMNSDLSSLLNSGVTLGATAAIVLNLIFNGLGKGDAHNVSQDDVSEGDAPAADDAPAADDEATTAAIPAQSAEGEPAPAPTA, encoded by the coding sequence ATGGCACGTGTCGCCGCCCGGCTTTCCAGCGGAGAGCCCAGCACGCACCCGGTCGACGAGGTGCTCCCCCTCCCCAAGCTGGCGCTGTACGGCTTCCAGCACGTACTCGCGTTCTACGCCGGTGCGGTGATCGTTCCGATCATCGTCGGTGGCGCCCTCGGGCTCACCACCGAGCAGCTGGTCTACCTGATCAACGCCGACCTCTTCACCTGCGGCATCGCCTCGATCATCCAGGCGTGGGGCATCGGCCGGATCGGCGCGCGACTGCCGCTGATCCAGGGCGTCACCTTCACCGCGGTGTCCCCGATGATCGCCATCGGTCTCGGGGCGGGCGGCAAGGAAGCGGGCCTGCTCGTCATCTACGGCGCGGTCATCACCGCCGGCCTTGCCACCTTCGCCTTCGCCTGGCTGCCGCCCAAGGTCTTCGGCACGGTCATGCGGCTCTTCCCGCCGGTCGTCACCGGCACGGTCATCACCGTCCTCGGCATCGTGCTGATCCCCGTCGGCCTGAACGACGCCGCGGGCGGCCTCGGCAGCCCCGACTTCGGTGACCCGAAGAACTTCGCCTACGCCGGCGGCACGATGCTCTTCATCCTCATCCTGATGAAGCTCGGCAAGCCCTTCCTCTCCAGCATCTCCATCCTGCTCGGCCTGGTCGGCGGCACCGCGGTCGCGTTCCTGCTCGGCGACGCCAAGTTCGGCGACGTGAGCAAGTCGGACTGGATCGGCATCAGCACCCCGTTCCACTACGGCGCCCCGAAGTTCGAGTGGTTCCCGATCGTCCTGATGCTCATCGTCATGCTGATCACCATGGTCGAGACCACCGGTGACACCTACGCCGTCGGCGACATCGTCGGCAAGAAGGTCGACAGCGAGACGGTGGCCCGCGCCCTGCGTGCCGACGGCGCCGCGACCGCCCTCGGCGGCATCCTCAACTCCTTCCCGTACGTGGCCTTCGCCGAGAACGTCGGCCTGGTCCGGATGACCAAGGTCAAGAGCCGGTTCGTCGTGGTCTCCGCGGGCGTCATCATGATCGTCCTCGGTCTGCTCCCGAAGGCCGCCGCGATCGTCGCCGCCGTCCCGCACGGAGTCCTCGGCGGCGCCGCGACCGTGATGTTCGCGATGGTGGCCCTGGCCGGTATCCAGACCCTGGCCAAGGTGGACCTCAAGGAGGAGAAGAACGCGCTGGTCGTGGGCGTCTCCCTGGCCTTCGCGCTGCTCCCGGCCACGGTTCCGGTGTTCTTCAAGGACCACATGAACTCGGACCTCTCCTCGCTGCTCAACAGCGGTGTGACGCTCGGTGCCACGGCTGCGATCGTCCTGAACCTGATCTTCAACGGTCTGGGCAAGGGCGATGCGCACAACGTCTCGCAGGACGACGTCTCGGAGGGCGACGCTCCGGCGGCGGACGACGCTCCGGCGGCGGACGACGAGGCCACCACGGCAGCCATCCCGGCACAGTCGGCCGAGGGCGAGCCCGCCCCGGCGCCGACCGCCTGA
- a CDS encoding alpha/beta fold hydrolase, which produces MPAIALRSGTIDYTDTEAAADAAPGPARETLVLVPGLGFDESVWQPVVDRLRTDFRVLVPVLPIGGHRRPMDPGADLSAQGVAALLAEFLDRLDLREVTLVQNDAGIAQLLVGVQDERIARLVLASCEALDNYPPGFQGKTLHAASRIPGALRLLLQSFRSPFLAGMQTSLGGMAARPIPHELVLRWYGPLLGDPAIRRDLTAFLRGTRKDTYLRAAERLRTFDRPALVVWGAQDRMMPPATGRRLAGLLPRGEYVEIPDSRTLISLDNPEALCEALRRFITAHPAPVRRGTA; this is translated from the coding sequence ATGCCCGCCATCGCGCTCCGCTCCGGCACCATCGACTACACCGACACCGAGGCAGCGGCCGACGCAGCCCCCGGCCCTGCCCGCGAGACGCTCGTCCTGGTCCCCGGCCTCGGCTTCGACGAATCCGTCTGGCAGCCCGTGGTCGACAGGCTGCGCACCGACTTCCGCGTCCTCGTCCCGGTGCTCCCCATCGGCGGCCACCGCCGCCCCATGGACCCCGGCGCCGACCTCTCCGCCCAAGGGGTCGCCGCCCTGCTCGCCGAGTTCCTCGACCGCCTCGACCTGCGCGAGGTGACGCTCGTCCAGAACGACGCCGGGATCGCCCAGCTCCTCGTGGGCGTCCAGGACGAACGGATCGCCCGCCTCGTCCTCGCCTCCTGCGAGGCCCTCGACAACTACCCGCCGGGCTTCCAGGGCAAGACCCTGCACGCCGCCAGCAGGATCCCCGGCGCGCTCCGCCTGCTCCTGCAGAGCTTCCGCTCGCCCTTCCTCGCCGGGATGCAGACCTCTCTGGGCGGCATGGCCGCACGGCCGATCCCGCACGAGCTGGTGCTGCGCTGGTACGGCCCGCTGCTCGGCGACCCGGCGATCCGGCGGGATCTCACCGCTTTCCTGCGCGGCACCCGCAAGGACACCTATCTCCGGGCCGCCGAGCGGCTGCGCACCTTCGACCGCCCCGCCCTCGTCGTCTGGGGCGCCCAGGACCGGATGATGCCGCCCGCGACCGGGCGCCGGCTCGCCGGTCTCCTGCCGCGGGGCGAGTACGTGGAGATCCCGGACTCCCGCACCCTGATCTCCCTCGACAACCCCGAGGCCCTGTGCGAGGCCCTGCGCCGCTTCATCACGGCCCACCCCGCCCCGGTCCGGCGCGGCACCGCCTGA